In a genomic window of Gammaproteobacteria bacterium:
- a CDS encoding pseudouridine synthase yields MSGIRLSKLMAERGLCSRREADRLIEKGMVLVDGQVVDRLGSRFDPTVCIALAPEIQSERLRLVTVLLNKPPGVVSNQPEKGYQEAASLITRRNLQCLADQTPREPPPVKTLHVAGRLDIDSSGLLVLTQDGQVARQLISPNSVIEKEYVVRLTERVPTAALVQMQGELTLDGHLLKPAHITQTDDRTLRLVLQEGRKRQIRRMCDLVGLRVHSLVRVRIGRVGLGDLSRGRWRYLDTGEVF; encoded by the coding sequence ATGAGCGGTATCCGATTGTCGAAACTGATGGCCGAACGCGGACTGTGTTCACGCCGGGAGGCCGACCGCCTGATCGAAAAGGGCATGGTTCTTGTTGATGGCCAAGTCGTCGACCGCCTGGGTTCTCGGTTCGATCCAACCGTCTGCATTGCTTTAGCGCCAGAAATTCAGAGCGAGCGTCTGCGTCTTGTGACCGTACTGCTCAACAAACCGCCAGGCGTGGTTTCGAACCAGCCGGAAAAAGGCTACCAGGAAGCCGCTTCGCTGATTACCCGGAGAAATCTTCAGTGTCTTGCGGATCAGACACCCCGAGAGCCTCCTCCCGTGAAAACCCTGCACGTTGCTGGGCGACTTGACATTGACTCCAGCGGTCTGCTCGTCCTGACTCAGGATGGGCAAGTTGCACGACAACTCATCAGCCCAAATTCAGTCATCGAAAAAGAATATGTCGTCCGCTTAACCGAACGGGTACCCACTGCCGCGCTCGTCCAGATGCAGGGAGAACTGACACTGGACGGGCATCTTCTGAAACCGGCCCACATCACACAGACAGACGATCGGACCCTGCGTCTGGTGCTTCAGGAAGGGCGCAAAAGACAGATTCGGCGAATGTGCGATCTCGTCGGACTTCGGGTTCATTCTTTGGTTCGTGTGCGCATTGGTCGGGTAGGTCTTGGAGATTTATCCCGCGGGAGATGGCGCTACCTCGATACCGGCGAGGTGTTCTGA
- a CDS encoding quinone-dependent dihydroorotate dehydrogenase: MDSYRLLRPLLFRLPPEASHQLTLKALSLAGRIHPLDQFLADAVRGRLPQHPTTVMGIPFPNPVGVAAGLDKHASAVDGLSALGFGFVELGTVTPLAQPGNPRPRLFRLSTINGVINRNGFNSVGLNQFLSNLARSRHTVRVGINIGKNAATPLEHAEHDYLTVLRAVYSVADYIAVNISSPNTPGLRDLQGGDALENLLAKLKDEQSRLSDNHGYYTPLAVKISPDIDQMDIDRIAESLARYELDAVIATNTTISRPGVSAQAAQSIEQGGLSGEPLNEMSNRVIARLASALGSTLPIIGVGGIMNATDAWEKFTAGASLIQLYTGLIYRGPRLLGDILTDIDQRMSGAQAGSLTELLGR; the protein is encoded by the coding sequence GTGGACAGCTATCGCTTACTGCGCCCCCTGCTGTTCCGGCTGCCGCCGGAGGCCAGTCACCAGCTCACACTGAAAGCCCTGAGTTTGGCTGGGCGAATTCATCCGCTTGACCAGTTCCTGGCTGATGCGGTCCGTGGGCGATTACCCCAGCACCCGACCACAGTGATGGGTATCCCGTTTCCCAACCCGGTGGGCGTCGCCGCTGGGCTGGACAAACATGCCAGCGCTGTTGATGGACTCAGCGCCCTGGGTTTCGGTTTTGTCGAGCTGGGCACTGTGACGCCGCTCGCTCAACCGGGTAATCCCAGACCCCGGTTGTTTCGTCTGAGTACGATCAACGGAGTGATCAACCGCAACGGTTTCAACAGTGTCGGGCTTAACCAATTTCTATCAAACCTGGCCCGCAGTCGTCACACCGTTCGGGTCGGGATTAATATCGGTAAAAATGCCGCCACACCGCTGGAACATGCTGAACACGACTATTTAACCGTGCTGCGAGCGGTGTATAGCGTCGCCGACTACATCGCAGTAAACATCTCATCACCCAATACACCAGGTCTGCGTGACTTACAGGGCGGAGACGCGCTCGAGAATCTTCTGGCAAAACTCAAGGACGAGCAATCCAGACTGTCAGACAACCACGGGTACTACACGCCTTTGGCCGTCAAAATCTCACCAGACATCGATCAGATGGATATCGACCGGATCGCCGAATCACTCGCTCGCTACGAGTTAGACGCGGTCATCGCCACCAATACAACGATCAGTCGGCCCGGGGTATCTGCCCAGGCAGCCCAATCAATAGAACAAGGGGGGTTAAGTGGTGAGCCGCTGAACGAAATGTCCAACCGTGTGATTGCAAGACTGGCCAGCGCACTGGGCAGCACCCTGCCGATCATTGGTGTCGGGGGAATCATGAACGCCACCGACGCCTGGGAAAAGTTCACCGCCGGTGCGAGCCTGATACAACTGTATACTGGACTTATCTATCGCGGACCCAGGCTGCTGGGTGACATCCTGACCGACATCGATCAACGAATGTCTGGCGCCCAGGCAGGTTCGCTGACCGAACTGCTCGGCCGGTAA
- the purB gene encoding adenylosuccinate lyase: MTVSDSSPQTITALQALSPLDGRYASRLAPLKDLFSEFGLIKQRVEIEVRWLEQLARTPQIPEVPPLTDDAYAFLDHIVADFSVTDAEQVKAIESKTNHDVKAVEYFLKAAVSGKPELQEVSEFIHFACTSEDINNLAYAVMLDKGRNNILLPLIDQLIQSLSELARSTAGQPMLSRTHGQTASPTTLGKELANVTARLLTAQQKIADVPLYGKMNGAVGNYNAHLAAYPDVDWPALSRDVVESFGIRNQPLTTQIEPHDCIAELCHALMRLNLIVLDLDRDLWGYISLGYFSQRLKDGEVGSSTMPHKVNPIDFENSEGNVGLANAILGHLAEKLPISRWQRDLSDSTVLRNLGSALAYSVLALDSSDRGLKKLQVNPDQLLDDLDNAWEVLAEAVQTVMRRHGIAQPYEQLKALTHGRKEITAESLRAFIDGLSLPQGVRDDLNQLTPARYIGNAQQTAEQFLSNVTGN, from the coding sequence ATGACTGTCTCAGATTCTTCACCGCAGACGATCACGGCCCTCCAGGCCCTGTCGCCTCTTGATGGCCGCTACGCCAGCCGTCTGGCTCCCCTCAAAGATCTGTTCAGCGAATTCGGATTGATCAAACAACGCGTTGAAATTGAAGTGCGCTGGCTTGAACAACTTGCCCGTACACCGCAAATCCCGGAAGTACCCCCACTTACTGATGATGCCTACGCATTCCTCGATCATATTGTTGCTGACTTCTCCGTAACCGACGCAGAACAGGTCAAGGCGATCGAGTCCAAAACCAATCATGATGTAAAGGCCGTAGAATATTTTCTCAAGGCAGCGGTTAGCGGCAAGCCAGAGCTTCAAGAAGTCTCTGAGTTCATCCATTTTGCATGTACATCCGAGGACATCAATAACCTGGCTTATGCTGTTATGCTGGATAAGGGCAGAAACAACATCTTGCTGCCGCTGATCGACCAACTGATCCAGAGCCTGTCTGAGCTGGCTAGATCAACTGCGGGTCAGCCTATGCTTTCCAGAACCCACGGCCAGACGGCGAGTCCAACCACGCTCGGCAAGGAACTGGCTAACGTAACGGCCCGTTTGCTGACAGCACAACAGAAGATAGCGGACGTGCCGCTGTATGGAAAGATGAATGGTGCTGTCGGTAACTACAATGCGCACCTTGCAGCCTACCCTGATGTCGACTGGCCAGCACTATCACGCGACGTGGTGGAATCGTTCGGTATCCGGAATCAGCCTTTGACCACTCAGATCGAGCCACATGACTGTATCGCAGAACTGTGCCATGCACTGATGCGCCTCAACCTGATCGTGCTGGATCTCGATCGTGACCTGTGGGGCTACATCTCGCTCGGCTATTTCAGTCAGCGCCTGAAGGATGGTGAAGTCGGCTCCAGCACCATGCCACATAAAGTTAACCCGATAGATTTCGAGAACTCCGAAGGCAACGTCGGTCTTGCAAATGCAATACTGGGACATCTCGCAGAAAAGCTGCCTATCAGCCGCTGGCAGAGAGACTTAAGTGATTCAACCGTGCTCCGTAATCTTGGCAGTGCATTGGCTTACTCTGTGCTCGCGCTTGATTCCTCAGACCGCGGCCTCAAGAAGCTCCAGGTGAATCCCGATCAACTGCTGGATGATCTGGACAATGCCTGGGAGGTGCTCGCCGAAGCTGTACAGACAGTCATGCGCCGACACGGCATCGCCCAACCCTATGAGCAACTCAAAGCGCTGACCCACGGCCGTAAAGAGATCACCGCTGAGTCACTCAGAGCGTTCATTGATGGCCTGTCTCTACCTCAGGGCGTCCGAGATGACCTAAATCAACTGACACCTGCCCGTTATATCGGTAATGCACAACAGACTGCCGAACAGTTCTTGAGTAACGTCACCGGCAATTGA